The nucleotide sequence AGAAAATTAATTGAAAAGAATGAAAATTATAATTATTATCTCTATAATTCACTAATTAATTTAGGTATGTTAGAAATTAAATTAGGTAATTTAGATACTGCTGAAAATTATCTTAATGAAGCGCTAGATATTTCTAGTAAAATTGAAATTACAACTGAAGATAGGGCGCTCCTTTTTAAGAATTTAGGGAAATTATATAGTGAAAAAGCAATTGAAGAAAAGGCAAAAGAATATTATGAAAATTCATTAAAAGAGTATTTAAAATTATATAATAATGATAAATATAATTATCGTGAAAAAGTAGATGAAATAATGAAATTATTGTCTAAATATGATCCAAATGTTTATGAAAAATACACCTTATAACATTTTGGAGATGATATAATGTCAGGTTTTTCAATTAAAATCGAAGAAGATTTTATTAATAAACTAATAGATAAAGTAATAGAAGAAAATATTTCTATAAATGGTTTGAAGAATTTGAATATTGAAATGAAAGAAGATGGTATGCATTTTCAAGTAGAAGTGAGCTTTTTGGACAAAAACGTAATTTTTGATACTTTAATTGAATTTTTAGAAAAACCAAAATCATTAGCTGATGGAATATTAAAATTAAGCTTCTCAGGTGATGAAGGAATTAGAAAAATAATAGAAGGCGTATTTTCAATTTTTTCAAAATTTATAGATGTTGTTGCTTCTAACAATAATGAAGTTATTATAGATTTTTCTAAAATAAAATATGATGAAAAAATTCAACCAATATTTAATTCCATAAAAATAAAAGATTTTGAAATTAAGAACAAAGAATTTAGGTTGAATTTAATATATGAGGAGTAATTTAGATGGAAATCATTATAGATAAAAATATGATAATGGATATAATAAGTGTTATAATAAAATATGAAACAAATGAAATAATTAGAAAAATATTTAATACGATTACAGACATTAGGTTTATAAAAAATAAAATCGAAATAAAAGTGTTATTTTTAAAATATTATATTAGCATATTAAATATTCCAGAAAAATTAAGTGGAGTTTTAGAATTTGAACATAATTTACCAATAAATAAAATTGATAAAAAAAAGGTTCCAAAAAATATTTATATTGATAAAAATAAAATATACTTATATATTCCAAATAATATAATTACTAGAAATATTTATATTCAAGAATTATCTTTTGATTCTGATCAAATAACTATTAAATTAATGTAAGATCCATCAAAAAAACAGGGGGTGTAAGAATGAAAAAGTTTTTGGTTTTATTGAGTATTTTGATTATTGGTTTATTTGTATTTGCTGAACAAATGAGTTTGGTTATTCTTCATACAAGTGATTTACATGGAAATATTTTTCCTGTAAATTACGCAACAAACTCTCCATATTATGTGGGTTTAGGGCGTGTAGCTACATTCTATAAAATGGAAAAAGAAATGAATCCTAATGTTCTATTAATTGACACTGGAGATTTGATTCAAGGAACTCCTCTTGAATACTATCATGCAAGAATCGACAATGAACCAATGGATCCAATGGTAAAGGTTATGAACCATTTAGGTTATGTTGCATCGGTTATAGGTAACCATGAATTTAATTATGGGAAAAAAGTATTAAACAAAGCAGTATCTGAAGCAAACTTCCCATTTTTAAGCGCAAATATTGTTGATAGAGATACTGGGAGACCTATATTTAAACCATATTTAGTATTTGATTATAATGGCATTAAAATAGGAATTTTAGGTCTTACAACGAAATATATACCTCACTGGGAAGATCCAAAAAATATTAGAAATATAGATTTCTATGATCCTGTAGATGTAGCAAGAAAATATGTAAAAATTTTAAGAGAAGAAGAAAATGTTGATGTTTTAATAGTTGGATATCATGGTGGATTTGAAAGAGATTTAAATACTGGAGAACCAACTGAAGAGATAACAGGAGAAAATGAAGGTTATGAATTATTAATGGAAGTTCCTGGTATTGATGTATTATTAACAGGTCACCAACATAGATCAATATCTGGAATATATAATAATGTGGCAGTATCTATGCCAAGTAATTGGGGTAAAAAAGTAGGAAGAATAGAATTAACTCTTGATAATACTAATGGAAAATGGAATATCGTATCTAAAAAATCCGAATTATTAGATTCAAAAACAGTAGAATCAGATGAAGAAGTATTAGCTCTTGTGCGAGATTATGAAGATAAGGTTCAAAAATGGTTAGATCAACCTGTTGGTATGGCTAAAGGTG is from Marinitoga litoralis and encodes:
- a CDS encoding 5'-nucleotidase C-terminal domain-containing protein, which gives rise to MKKFLVLLSILIIGLFVFAEQMSLVILHTSDLHGNIFPVNYATNSPYYVGLGRVATFYKMEKEMNPNVLLIDTGDLIQGTPLEYYHARIDNEPMDPMVKVMNHLGYVASVIGNHEFNYGKKVLNKAVSEANFPFLSANIVDRDTGRPIFKPYLVFDYNGIKIGILGLTTKYIPHWEDPKNIRNIDFYDPVDVARKYVKILREEENVDVLIVGYHGGFERDLNTGEPTEEITGENEGYELLMEVPGIDVLLTGHQHRSISGIYNNVAVSMPSNWGKKVGRIELTLDNTNGKWNIVSKKSELLDSKTVESDEEVLALVRDYEDKVQKWLDQPVGMAKGDFYVDDPLKVRLGDHPLIEFVNTVQQTYSGVKISSTALFNNDIKGWKSGPITLRDINGVYIYPNTLKVLKVTGKDIKDAIEKSADYFVYENGKVDVNKSWVDPKPRHYNYDMWEGITYIIDVSKPVGQRVVFLEFEGRPIEMDKEYEIVLNNYRAGGGGGYTMFAGKPVVKEVMMEVSELMADYIMEHKIIEAKVDNNWFVATSEMYEVKDGDTLFKIGRMYNVYPYALAQWNHLKDPNKIYVGQKLVIYKPVK